The Miscanthus floridulus cultivar M001 chromosome 7, ASM1932011v1, whole genome shotgun sequence genome includes a region encoding these proteins:
- the LOC136463569 gene encoding E3 ubiquitin-protein ligase EL5-like, with amino-acid sequence MTQDSEQAGAGPGTPPAPTAAGAAGAMTLASILTVAAILLLFVFFAFGIIALQCCINAWDRETHQQGEQSRRRRRRRGPRTTAGGSSGGGVRTSRGVDPELLRSLPVTVYRHGSDKGRHQQDAVECAVCLAELQDGEAARFLPRCGHGFHAECVDMWLASHTTCPLCRLTVSKPDDVSVSPHPVSSLALPPVPPEPANYATANLPASVLLGVSEHGAVTAGSGTGSTAAMAIEIPELAVPTPALTPRDPAKSPGSARLRSITRLWSFGRQGAGATSSCSCAGAGGSEGVDLEQGIS; translated from the coding sequence ATGACGCAAGACTCCGAGCAAGCAGGGGCCGGCCCTGGCACGCCCCCGGCGCCCACGGCAGCAGGGGCGGCGGGCGCCATGACGCTCGCCAGCATCCTCACCGTGGCGGCCATCCTCCTGCTCTTCGTCTTCTTCGCGTTCGGCATCATCGCCCTCCAGTGCTGCATCAACGCCTGGGACAGGGAAACCCACCAGCAGGGCGAacaaagccgccgccgccggcggcgccgTGGTCCGCGGACGACGGCCGGTGGCAGCAGCGGTGGTGGGGTGCGGACCAGCAGGGGCGTCGACCCGGAGCTGCTGCGCTCGCTGCCTGTCACGGTGTACCGCCACGGTTCGGACAAGGGGCGGCACCAGCAGGACGCGGTGGAGTGCGCCGTGTGCCTCGCCGAGCTCCAGGACGGCGAGGCGGCCCGGTTCCTGCCCCGCTGCGGGCACGGCTTCCACGCCGAGTGCGTCGACATGTGGCTCGCCTCCCACACCACCTGCCCGCTCTGCCGGCTCACCGTCTCCAAGCCCGACGACGTATCTGTATCTCCTCATCCGGTGTCTTCCTTGGCTCTTCCACCCGTACCGCCGGAGCCCGCCAACTACGCCACCGCCAACCTGCCCGCCAGCGTGCTTCTCGGCGTGTCTGAGCATGGCGCGGTCACCGCTGGCTCTGGCACTGGCTCCACGGCCGCCATGGCTATCGAGATCCCAGAGTTGGCCGTGCCGACGCCGGCGCTCACCCCGCGCGACCCTGCCAAGTCACCGGGATCGGCGAGGCTCAGATCGATCACGAGGCTGTGGAGCTTCGGAAGGCAAGGGGCGGGGGCGACTTCTTCGTGCTCCTGTGCCGGTGCGGGTGGTAGCGAAGGAGTCGACTTGGAACAGGGTATCAGCTAG